The following is a genomic window from Triplophysa dalaica isolate WHDGS20190420 chromosome 22, ASM1584641v1, whole genome shotgun sequence.
tcattcgcgcgattcgcgcagcaagtaggtatatcgcgtctttgcattgacttaacatgtaaatcactcgcgcttgacgcgccattagtgtttggtctgaacacaacataacgttactgtgaaatgaccacatcaaacgtgacgtgctaacatggatgcatctatgaagccgccgggtttgcttcagggaaaatgtatttttaagaagccTTCTACAAGActgaggttgtttgcaccttgtgcaatgtggaattggtttactgTACGGAATTGCTTTACATacagttggtttaaaaaaaaaaaactttctctcaacaggtagtggtctagctttagttgaaaccagtaactttgtattggcacctaatgtattatggctcctgtatgacatatcacgtgttgctccctaactctttgtaagtcgctttggataaaagcgtctgctaaatgactaaatgtaaatgtaaatgtactataggagctcttccagtctcaagtaccacctaaacgcaaagcttCCTTTAGCTATTGCGGAagtaacacaagtacatcttattgaacataatttaattttcatcacaaattatcatagtagaacagctttctcaagcagtttgtgatgcattttggtaacaggagatgagcccctggtctaatgcgccacctggcttgagtaacccgttctcaaagacttacttttagtcattatttgggtagcacacatattctgaatgccttcggcagaattcaaatgagccattttaatctagattaatctagattaattccaagattaatctagattaatctagattaaaaaatattaatctatgcccaccactactgTAAATACACTGCCTGTCCAAAAAAACGTTACACACACTAATATTTAGTTGGAGCGCCTTTAGCTTTGATTACGGCACGCATTCACTGTGGCATCGTTTCATTAAGATCTTCAATGTCCAGAATGtcctgtttttctcttttctcttgtttctctgtctctctgatTATGGGAGAGTCAAACCGTTGTGCAAACTCTTCTACAGCACAGACCAAAGGTTCTCAATGAGGTTAATGGTCTggactctgtggtggccaatctATGTGTGAAAATGACGCCTCATGCTCTatgaaccactctttcacaatttgagccagATGCATCCTGGCACTGTCAGCTTGGAATATGCCTGTGCCATCAGGGAAGAAATTCAATAAAACGTTCTTAATATAGTGCTTTTCTCAATGTGCactgttccaaagcagctttacaggagaaaataagaaaaactgaaaaaaatgaaggtaaaacacagcacagtgtatGGGGTTTATAGACCAAGcaagatcattttaataaaaaatattgtggcgagcaaggcgggacgagagccgtgagggaatgTTGCAGGGCAAGTGACGCAAGTGATTGCAATTCTGTGGATTTGGGGCAACGCGGACGAAGGATGTCCGCCAGCGGCTGCCTGAGGCGGTGGTGCTGGAGCAGTATGCATCGGTTAGGACGGAGAGCTCACTGTGCTCTTGGCCGAGGTGGGGTCGCTGCTGTCCGAGAGGGAGTGGAAGAGTCGTCACCCTTGCCCATGGGCCGGAGCCTCCTGCTGTCCCCTGTAAAGGGGAGGAGCAGGAAAGCCTGCTGGACGCTACAGCCGGAGGAACCATCTGCGGACCCCCCAGCCGGATGAACCATcaccggccgccagggggcggaggAGGATTGAGCCGTCCACCGAGCGTCCATTACCACCGCATGGCACTGCGAGGAAGAGCCTCTCTGTAGGCTGAGGACCGAGCGACTGTGTCGGGGAAGCGGACCAGAATTTTTTCTATACCTCTCTCATCAGTGTCTCTTCTTGTGCTTCCGTCTACTTTTCTCTCGTCTTGTATGTCCATACCCCCCGGTCTGCGAGGGGTGATCGGGGTATGTGACGAAAAGGCTCTCGTCTTGTATGTCCATACCCCCCGGTCTgcgaggggtgatgggggtatgtgaCGAAAAGGCGGGATGAGAGCCGTTAGGTAATGATGCAGGGCCGGTGACGCaggtgataatgagtgtcagctgagCATTGCACCGGCTCCGTATCTCTCACGGTgtagatcggaagcataaaaggacgagcggcAGAGTGTGCGACGAAAGAGGACCGGCCCCggacatgtttaagtttgtatttatgttcttgtggccttttacttccgttgcgagaatgaagtcgaaatgttgcgagaatgaagtcgaaatgttgcgagaatgaagtcgaaatgttgcgagaatgaagtcgaaatgttgcgagaatgaagtcgaaatgttgcgagaatgaagtcgaaatgttgcgagaatgaagtcgaaatgttgcgagaatgaagtcgaaatgttgcgagaatgaagtcgaaatgttgcgagaatgaagtcgaaatgttgcgagaatgaagtcgaaatgttgcgagaatgaagtcgaaatgttgcgagaatgaagtcgaaatgttgcgagaatgaagtcgaaatgttgcgagaatgaagtcgaaatgttgcgagaatgaagtcgaaatgttgcgagaatgaagtcgaaatgttgcgagaatgaagtcgaaatgttgcgagaatgaagtcgaaatgttgcgagaatgaagtcgaaatgttgcgagaatgaagtcgaaatgttgcgagaatgatcacagaattgctataaacaatggctgtggaggatttggttgaatcctactttagattaggatttagcaataaggaaattctatTGGCATCACAgagttattaaaataattagtaaaaggactGCAGCGGtaatgtaggaaactgaatttattcagaagaaaaaatcaaacatgaactaagaactaactcactggttcagatgacgtgcttaattataacttaaactcttaaactacaactttcacgaaaaGAAAATACGTAGCCTATTATGACGagtttattctcataacatttcgactttattctcaaaatcttgtttttattttatttttaacgtgacACTAAAACGCTGTCGTAggaatacaataacatcattcattcaggaaattaaaagaaataaatgctCTTGCTAGCAGGATGCCTGATTGGAAAATGCTAAATATActacttaaactggccttattaattaagataaaacgtccaaacggggccacactattctctcccgacataaatctAACTCTCTgagaattaatgcagcttcctcatctatggGTTTCTGAATAAACGGAGAtgccattttaaggtctgtgtgactaaatttggcgcgattaggaacacgaatcactAAACAAATGGCGTATGCAATGTAAACACCGCTTGCGCTTCTTAAAGAGGTGGAGATTGAAACAAACCCTGGgttttgcggaataaaacctacTCCCGACCAGGTTACGTTCACGGAGtttgttactctggttactcactcggagtataagattcctcgatttctgaaatgggcgtGACTTACCCCGTGGTCGCGGAGTACACTTTTAAGTGCAAAAACTATTATGTGCAATAGAACGAGCAGCAAATACTATCTTAATGATGATAGGTCACACAGTCCCTGTCGAAAAACAATGCATATCGTCACTGCGCAAATTTTGTCAATTTCGTATTTTTTCACAAATCGATGTTTTTGGTCAGTCCCCATATGGGTCTGTTCATAACGAGTGAAAATAGTTAGGTTAGATACATTTGAGTAGgcctgttttgttaaaaaattgtCAGCTGTAATGCTTCGGTGCAGAAGGAAGCCTGTGAGCCGCGGAGGTAAATTAGCGTGCAGATTAGGCTAATTTTGGGAAATGTGTTGTTAATGCTGGTACACAACAGTATATGATAGCAATATAAGTTATAATACCAACTTTAACgatacaatgtttaaaaataaaaaaatatgcagtttttacttttttcctgaaaaataaTGGTTTTAGAGATGCGATGATTCCGCCCGACAGCGACGATATGCTGGTTCAGTAGGTTTTGGAGCGtgttagctggtttaagctggtcatgtgctggtcttaAAATACTAGTTTGTAATCAGGACAAGCTCATAACCAGATTAAACCAGCAACCATGCTTCGAAACCTTCTTAAATGGCATATGCTATTTTTTTCCAATGTGGGTACTCAACCGAAGATAATGTTAACACTTTAGCAGTCATTCAATGAGcagattaaataaacaaacattctaAATTACTCTTTACTGACAATGGGTAACAGTCTAGGCAAAAAAAAAGGTATTGAGCAGAATTAAGTAATACTGCAGACTTCTACTGACTAATCTCCTTTCCAAAGTTAGCAGAGGGGCAGTTTAAATCCATTCCACTTCGTCTAACAAAAAAAACGTAGCGCCACTGCACTtgggggcagtcgtggcctaatggttagagggttggactcgtgaccagaaggttgccggttcgatcctcaggtcaggcgggtaacgactggaggcaccttacccctacttgctccccgggcgctgcagcgatagctgcccactgctctgggtgtatgtgtgttcaccactctctggatgggttaaaagcagaggtatatctcggatatgggtcaccataactgacaaattagtcactttcactttcactttaacaACATTCAATTCACATTGCTTTTCCGGAGCTCTGTCCGTTAGAATACTTTCAGCTCttgtgtacatttacatttaggcatgtGGCAGACAcgtttatccaaagtgacttacattgctttgtcctatacaatttacatatgtatttgcaataccctgggatcgaaaccacaaccttgcgttgttaacgcaattatcttaccactgagctacaggagtAGCACTGCTTCATCTCCCAGTCggtctctctctaactctcctCCGAATCTGCAAGCCTTTAAGCTGTCTCCTCACCCATTACTGTACTGAAACGCAGGTGATCGTAATCTGCAATCAACCTATTTGCTTACCGTCTTTCCTGTGTCTCTCCTCCACGGTGCAGACCTCAGTAAACCACCCCCCCCTTGCCACAACGTCATTGAGAATGTTGTCTATATTGGGCAATAAGAGGTATTGAAGTACAGAATGTTTAGAGCAGGGATCTTTAGCCCTGCTCCTGGAGAGCTACCGTTCTGCAGACTGCAGCTCACACCCAGTTTCTACACACCATtttgtaattatcaagcaaacTGAACACCTTGATAAGCTGCTTAAGCTGTGTTGATTCGAGTTGATTGGGTGGTAGCTCTCAAGGAACAGGGTTGGAGACCCCTGGTTAAGAGAGTAGAAGCAAAACAAGTCTGAAATGTATGACACCTTATAATGTAATGTTTGGTCTTATACTGTTGAATGAGGATTTAgttcttttctatttttgtcttttttagaGAACGGTTCCTGTCCAGGGTTTTCCTGCTCTGTGTGTTCATTGTCATACACGGATCAAACCTATCTCCACAAACATATGAGAAGATGCCATCCTGAGGAGTGTGACAAACTGCTGACATTTGTAGAGATAAAGAATGAGGACATACTTAAAACGACTTTGAAAACAGAACATGATCATGTGTTATCTGATAATCTCTGCTCTACCAATCCAGACGAACTAAAACATAGAAAAGAAGGCAAGAAGAAAACTCATCATTGTGCAGATTGCGGAAAGAATTTCTCTTGGTTAAGTCATCTTATTGCACacaagagcacacacacaggagagaaGCCTCATCACTGCCCACAGTGTGGGAAGAATTTCTCTCGGTTAGGTGATCTCCGTAAACATCAGCGTATACACACAGGAGAGAAGCCGTATTACTGCAGACAGTGCGGCAAGAGTTTCTCTTGGGTAGGTGATCTCCGTGTACATGAGCGTATACACACAGGAGAGAAGCCGTATCACTGCACACAGTGTGGGATGTGTTTCTCACGGTCAAGTATTCTTAGTGAACACCAGCAAATACACACAGGAGAGAAGCCTTATCACTGCTCACAGTGTGGGAAGAGTTTCTCTCGGTCAAGAATTCTAAGTGAACACCAGCGAATACACACAGGAGAGAAGCCATATCACTGCACACAGTGTGGGAAGAGTTTCTCTCGGTTACGTGATCTCCGTGTACATCAGCGTATACACACAGGAGAGAAGTCGTATTACTGCTCACAGTGTGGCAAGAGTTTTTCTCATTCAAGTAATCTCAGTAAACACCAGCGAATGCACTCAAGAGGGAAGCCGTATCTCTGCTCACAGTGTGGTAAAAGTTTCTCTCATTTGGTTAATCTTAGTAGACACCAACAAACGCACACAGTAGATAAGCTGTATCCTTGCTCACATTGTGGGAAGAGTTTCTCTCGGTCAAGTCTTCTTAGTAAACACCAGTGCATACACACAGGAGAAAAGCCTCATCAGTGCACACAGTGTATGAAGAGTTTCTCTCGGTCAAACAATCTTAAAAGACATCTGGACTCACACACAGGAGAAAAGCCTCATCACTGCACACAGTGTGGTAAGAGTTTCTCTCGGTCAAGCAATCTTAAAAGACATCTGGACTCACACACAGGAGAGAAGCCATATCACTGCTCACAGTGTGGGAAGAGTTTCTCTCGGTCAAGTCACCTTAGTAGAcaccagcaaacacacacataggaGAAGCCATATCACTGCACACAGT
Proteins encoded in this region:
- the LOC130411272 gene encoding zinc finger protein 883-like translates to MEEDEQKQDFLYCEECQSFFTGECDVHGAPLFIPDTLVPVGAADRARLTLPVGLEVLTSNIPNAGLGVFNQGEILPIGAHFGPYEAEESKMEEAVSSGYSFVIYKRKHLNEYIDARRETHSNWMRYVNCARREEEQNLVAFQYKEAILYRCCRPIKTGEELLVWYGEEYARDLDVTFDHLWNTKCFDRENGSCPGFSCSVCSLSYTDQTYLHKHMRRCHPEECDKLLTFVEIKNEDILKTTLKTEHDHVLSDNLCSTNPDELKHRKEGKKKTHHCADCGKNFSWLSHLIAHKSTHTGEKPHHCPQCGKNFSRLGDLRKHQRIHTGEKPYYCRQCGKSFSWVGDLRVHERIHTGEKPYHCTQCGMCFSRSSILSEHQQIHTGEKPYHCSQCGKSFSRSRILSEHQRIHTGEKPYHCTQCGKSFSRLRDLRVHQRIHTGEKSYYCSQCGKSFSHSSNLSKHQRMHSRGKPYLCSQCGKSFSHLVNLSRHQQTHTVDKLYPCSHCGKSFSRSSLLSKHQCIHTGEKPHQCTQCMKSFSRSNNLKRHLDSHTGEKPHHCTQCGKSFSRSSNLKRHLDSHTGEKPYHCSQCGKSFSRSSHLSRHQQTHT